In the genome of Desulfuromonas sp. DDH964, one region contains:
- a CDS encoding 3',5'-cyclic-nucleotide phosphodiesterase yields MHIRVLGSFGSRIPGIHTSSLLLNKTLLVDAGTITSVLGQDEQMAIEDVLLTHAHLDHTVDLAFLVDNIMPIRKKPLRVWGPQPVLADLHEHLFNNATWPDFTRLPSREAPILELYPLPETGSCEIAGLTVRWARTAHPVHTVGYCLQDANAGFLYSGDTSVTEELWTLARECPQLKLAFIETSFPDRLADLARISGHLTPSMLAGELVKLGRPEVPVGIFHMKPQFLDELRTELAALNDPRLQILYGDEEFQLC; encoded by the coding sequence ATGCATATTCGTGTTCTCGGCAGTTTCGGTTCCCGAATCCCGGGTATTCATACCAGCAGCCTGCTCCTCAACAAGACCCTGCTGGTCGACGCCGGCACCATCACCTCGGTCCTTGGCCAGGACGAGCAGATGGCGATCGAAGATGTCCTGCTGACCCACGCCCATCTCGACCATACCGTCGACCTCGCTTTTCTGGTCGACAACATCATGCCGATCCGGAAGAAGCCGCTGCGGGTCTGGGGACCGCAGCCGGTCCTGGCCGACCTGCATGAGCACCTCTTCAACAACGCGACCTGGCCGGACTTCACCCGTCTGCCGAGCCGGGAGGCGCCGATTCTCGAGCTATACCCCCTGCCGGAGACGGGGAGCTGTGAAATTGCCGGGCTGACGGTGCGCTGGGCCCGGACCGCCCATCCGGTTCACACCGTCGGCTACTGTCTGCAGGACGCCAACGCCGGCTTCCTCTATTCGGGGGATACCTCGGTAACCGAGGAGCTCTGGACTCTGGCCCGGGAGTGCCCGCAGCTGAAGCTGGCGTTCATCGAAACCTCCTTCCCCGACCGGCTTGCCGATCTGGCGCGGATCAGCGGGCACCTCACCCCGTCGATGCTGGCCGGCGAACTGGTCAAGCTTGGTCGACCGGAAGTTCCGGTCGGGATTTTCCATATGAAGCCCCAGTTTCTCGACGAACTGCGCACGGAACTGGCGGCACTGAATGACCCGCGCCTGCAAATCCTGTACGGCGACGAGGAATTCCAGCTCTGCTGA
- the accD gene encoding acetyl-CoA carboxylase, carboxyltransferase subunit beta, translating to MAWFKKSKAPLTPVEFKKVQMPEGLWTKCKNCNEIIYSKEIERNLNVCPKCDYHFRISARERIALILDDDTFAEMDGAMESVDFLNFKDSKKYKDRIRAAVKKSGPGDAILCGEGLLEGLPVVIGVFDFGFMGGSMGSVVGEKITRAIERGLEKQAPVIIFSSSGGARMQESILSLMQMAKTSAALAKLKKAGIPFVSVLTDPTTGGVTASFAMLGDINMAEPRALIGFAGPRVIEQTIRQKLPDGFQRSEYLLEHGMVDMIVRRAEMKERLAQLLKIFTRQ from the coding sequence ATGGCCTGGTTCAAAAAATCGAAGGCGCCTTTGACGCCGGTGGAATTCAAGAAGGTGCAGATGCCCGAAGGGCTCTGGACCAAGTGCAAGAACTGTAATGAAATCATCTACAGCAAGGAGATCGAGCGCAATCTCAACGTCTGCCCGAAGTGCGACTACCATTTCCGGATCAGCGCCCGGGAGCGCATCGCCCTGATCCTGGATGACGACACCTTCGCCGAAATGGATGGCGCGATGGAGTCGGTCGATTTTCTCAACTTCAAGGATTCAAAGAAATACAAGGACCGGATCCGCGCCGCCGTCAAGAAGAGCGGCCCGGGAGATGCGATCCTCTGCGGTGAAGGGCTTCTCGAAGGGCTGCCGGTCGTCATCGGGGTCTTCGACTTCGGGTTCATGGGCGGCAGTATGGGCTCGGTGGTCGGTGAGAAGATCACCCGTGCCATCGAGCGCGGCCTGGAGAAGCAGGCCCCGGTGATCATCTTCTCCTCCTCCGGCGGGGCGCGCATGCAGGAGAGTATCCTCTCGCTGATGCAGATGGCCAAGACCAGCGCCGCGCTGGCCAAACTGAAGAAGGCCGGGATCCCCTTTGTCTCAGTTCTGACCGACCCGACCACCGGCGGGGTCACCGCCAGCTTCGCCATGCTCGGTGATATCAATATGGCCGAGCCGCGTGCGCTGATCGGTTTTGCCGGCCCGCGAGTCATTGAGCAGACGATCCGCCAGAAGCTCCCGGACGGTTTCCAGCGCTCCGAATATCTGCTCGAGCATGGCATGGTCGACATGATCGTGCGGCGCGCCGAGATGAAAGAGCGGCTGGCCCAGCTGCTGAAGATATTCACCCGGCAGTGA
- a CDS encoding bifunctional folylpolyglutamate synthase/dihydrofolate synthase: protein MPSPPAAPDYAASLAYLYGLQRFGIKLGLENIRALLDCLGQPQQNFASVHVAGSNGKGSVCAALAEIFDRAGIAAGLYTSPHLQSFTERIRVAGVPIAETEVASLTAEIRDRSGPVPATFFEFTTAVALLYFARRQVAWAILETGMGGRLDATNVVTPQLCVITSLCRDHGSHLGSDLAAIAAEKAGIIKPGVPVVCAPQPPEALAVIEERAAALAAPCYLSGRDFDVQGPLRASSFRGLGLDLEGLEFGLPGRHQQLNLGLALAAAALLRHQGVPLPTAALRAGVAKVRWPGRLEWWQDRREILLDGAHNEGGARVLADYLADEKLSGVRWVVGIKADKAMTELLAPLLPFTAAFYCTRPPVDAAHDPQAIAAAVRSSGSAVAVFEEPAAALAAALADRRPGETVLVAGSLFLVAAARDYLLTLQKDPA, encoded by the coding sequence ATGCCAAGCCCGCCTGCCGCGCCCGATTATGCCGCCAGTCTCGCCTACCTCTATGGCCTGCAGCGCTTCGGCATCAAGCTTGGCCTCGAGAATATCCGGGCGCTCCTCGATTGCCTCGGCCAGCCGCAGCAGAACTTTGCTTCTGTTCATGTCGCCGGCAGTAACGGCAAGGGCTCGGTCTGTGCGGCACTGGCGGAGATTTTCGACCGCGCCGGTATTGCCGCAGGGCTCTATACGTCGCCCCATCTCCAATCGTTTACCGAGCGGATTCGCGTTGCCGGCGTCCCGATTGCCGAGACGGAGGTCGCCAGCCTGACGGCCGAGATCCGCGACCGATCCGGTCCCGTCCCGGCGACATTCTTCGAATTCACCACCGCCGTGGCGCTCCTCTACTTTGCCCGGCGCCAGGTGGCCTGGGCAATCCTCGAGACCGGCATGGGGGGGCGCCTCGATGCCACCAACGTGGTGACGCCGCAGCTCTGCGTGATCACCTCCCTCTGTCGTGACCACGGCAGCCACCTCGGTAGCGATCTCGCCGCCATCGCCGCTGAGAAGGCCGGCATCATCAAGCCCGGGGTGCCGGTGGTCTGTGCGCCCCAGCCACCAGAGGCGCTGGCGGTGATCGAGGAGCGGGCTGCCGCCCTGGCAGCGCCCTGCTACCTGAGCGGTCGCGATTTTGACGTTCAGGGTCCGCTCCGTGCCAGCTCCTTCCGCGGGCTCGGCCTCGATCTGGAGGGGCTTGAATTCGGTCTTCCCGGCCGGCATCAGCAGCTCAACCTCGGTCTCGCCCTCGCCGCGGCGGCCCTGTTGCGCCACCAGGGGGTCCCCCTGCCGACGGCGGCTCTGCGTGCCGGCGTGGCAAAGGTGCGCTGGCCCGGGCGCCTGGAATGGTGGCAGGACCGGCGCGAGATTCTGCTGGACGGGGCCCACAACGAAGGTGGTGCCCGCGTCCTTGCCGATTATCTGGCCGACGAGAAACTCTCCGGGGTGCGCTGGGTGGTCGGTATCAAGGCCGACAAGGCGATGACCGAACTCCTCGCTCCCCTGCTGCCCTTTACCGCAGCTTTTTACTGTACCCGGCCGCCGGTCGATGCCGCGCACGATCCGCAGGCGATTGCCGCCGCGGTGCGCTCATCCGGCTCTGCGGTCGCGGTTTTCGAAGAGCCGGCCGCGGCCCTCGCTGCAGCCCTCGCCGACCGCCGTCCCGGAGAGACAGTGCTGGTCGCCGGTTCCCTCTTTCTGGTCGCCGCCGCCCGGGATTATCTGTTGACTCTCCAAAAGGATCCCGCGTGA
- a CDS encoding LPS-assembly protein LptD — protein sequence MIRSALTLLLLLGLTLVAVVADAQEELLPVAGEEAVSLDAGSLSYDKPTDTYHAGGGVSLKRGTLELRAESMDWNRSSGEAEATGGVYFKAPEGVMEGDALRYNLETGRGLLSNGRAFAAGQSFHIAGREIEKLGVQEYRVSDGTFTTCEGERPSWKFGAKEFRVTLGGYARASHVLFYIKDIPVLYIPYIVYPAKTDRESGLLMPRYGFSSRRGTQFSLAWYQVLARHLDATFEIDYMSKFGIGKGLEYRYILGEDNQGTFHGYHVTEAGRTDRYSLTGQHQGSLPAGVRLAADVDFVSSRDYYADFGESYEIYTRDKAQTVFYLARNWEKLNLSGQFRYTKDLEQESEATLQRLPELRLAGITERVDDSPFFLRFDLEGDHFWRRKGEKGGRVMLRPALSTDLLSNPLFALVPEIGYRERLYSTSADDFQRQGLFDFGARASSQLSRIYSIDGSSVKRLRHSIEPEIGYSFIPSVDQSSLPEFDLLDRIGPESRLSYGLTNRFTARLESESGERIYHEFLYLRISQSFDFRESRRELEFSGDTRRPFSPLLFEAVIRPSRWSYLDLDASYDTNSGENRLVDYNLRGSLADSAGNSLYLDYRNRRGELEYLAAVLETALLNPVYLRLEDRYDFLTGKALESLVGLEYRARCWSFFITYRERPDDQEVLVSFSLGGIGRVADLGATRSAAANDSQK from the coding sequence GTGATTCGTTCTGCACTCACCCTCCTGCTCCTGCTCGGCCTGACGCTGGTCGCAGTGGTTGCCGACGCCCAGGAGGAACTCCTCCCCGTTGCGGGTGAGGAGGCGGTCTCCCTCGACGCCGGGTCATTGAGCTATGACAAGCCGACGGATACCTATCATGCCGGCGGTGGCGTGAGCCTGAAGCGCGGCACCCTGGAACTGCGTGCCGAGAGCATGGACTGGAACCGCAGCAGCGGCGAGGCCGAGGCGACGGGCGGAGTCTACTTCAAGGCTCCCGAAGGGGTCATGGAAGGAGACGCGCTGCGCTACAATCTGGAGACCGGGCGCGGTCTGCTCAGCAATGGTCGCGCCTTTGCCGCCGGCCAGAGTTTTCACATTGCCGGCCGCGAAATAGAGAAACTCGGGGTCCAGGAATACCGCGTCAGTGACGGTACCTTCACGACCTGTGAAGGAGAACGCCCCTCCTGGAAGTTCGGCGCCAAAGAGTTCCGCGTCACCCTGGGCGGCTATGCCCGCGCCAGCCACGTCCTCTTCTACATCAAGGACATCCCCGTCCTCTATATCCCCTATATCGTCTACCCGGCCAAAACCGACCGCGAGTCGGGCCTGCTGATGCCGCGCTACGGCTTTTCCAGCCGTCGCGGCACCCAGTTCTCTCTGGCCTGGTACCAGGTCCTGGCGCGCCACCTCGATGCCACCTTCGAAATCGACTACATGTCCAAGTTCGGCATCGGCAAGGGACTCGAATACCGCTATATCCTGGGCGAGGACAACCAGGGGACCTTCCACGGTTATCATGTCACCGAGGCGGGGCGCACCGACCGTTATTCCCTGACCGGCCAGCACCAGGGGAGCCTCCCCGCCGGGGTGCGTCTCGCGGCCGATGTCGATTTTGTCAGCAGTCGTGACTACTATGCCGATTTCGGCGAGTCCTACGAGATTTACACCCGGGACAAGGCCCAGACTGTGTTCTACCTCGCACGGAACTGGGAGAAGCTCAACCTTTCCGGCCAGTTTCGTTATACCAAGGATCTCGAACAGGAGAGCGAGGCGACCCTGCAGCGGCTGCCGGAACTGCGCCTGGCCGGGATTACCGAGCGCGTGGACGATTCACCGTTCTTCCTCCGCTTCGATCTTGAGGGGGACCACTTCTGGCGCCGCAAGGGGGAAAAGGGGGGGCGGGTCATGCTGCGCCCGGCACTTTCCACCGACCTCCTCTCCAACCCGCTCTTCGCCCTGGTGCCGGAAATCGGTTACCGCGAGCGACTCTACAGCACCAGTGCCGACGACTTCCAGCGTCAGGGACTCTTCGATTTCGGCGCCCGGGCTTCGAGCCAGCTCTCCCGCATCTACAGCATCGATGGTTCGAGCGTGAAACGATTGCGGCACAGCATCGAGCCGGAGATCGGCTATTCCTTTATCCCCAGTGTCGACCAGTCCAGCCTGCCGGAGTTCGACCTTCTCGACCGCATCGGCCCGGAGAGTCGCCTCAGTTATGGCCTCACCAACCGCTTTACGGCGCGGCTGGAGAGTGAGAGTGGCGAGCGCATCTACCATGAATTCCTCTACCTGCGCATCTCGCAAAGCTTCGATTTTCGCGAGTCGCGCCGCGAACTCGAATTCAGCGGCGACACCCGGCGCCCCTTTTCGCCCCTCCTCTTCGAAGCGGTAATCCGGCCGAGTCGCTGGAGCTACCTCGATCTCGATGCCAGCTACGACACCAATTCGGGTGAGAACCGGCTGGTGGACTACAACCTGCGCGGGTCATTGGCGGACAGCGCCGGCAACAGCCTTTACCTCGATTACCGCAACCGGCGCGGTGAACTCGAGTACCTCGCCGCCGTCCTGGAAACCGCCCTGCTCAACCCGGTCTACCTGCGCCTTGAGGATCGCTACGACTTTCTCACCGGCAAGGCCCTGGAGAGCCTGGTCGGACTCGAATACCGGGCCCGCTGCTGGAGCTTCTTCATCACCTACCGCGAGCGCCCAGATGACCAGGAGGTGCTGGTCTCCTTCTCCCTCGGCGGCATCGGGCGCGTTGCCGATCTTGGCGCCACCCGGTCGGCCGCGGCGAATGATTCGCAAAAATAG
- a CDS encoding ComEA family DNA-binding protein: MYRLVVILWTVLVLAAAIPALAAENHGTTAAQTVVNVNTATAEQLQTLPGIGGVTAERIVAYRTENGPFATVEDLVKVKGVGSKVLEKVRAQIVLR, translated from the coding sequence ATGTATCGACTTGTTGTTATTCTGTGGACCGTCCTGGTTCTGGCCGCTGCCATTCCGGCACTGGCTGCTGAAAATCACGGCACCACCGCCGCCCAGACCGTCGTCAACGTGAATACGGCGACGGCCGAACAGCTCCAGACCCTCCCCGGTATCGGCGGAGTGACGGCCGAGCGGATCGTTGCTTACCGCACCGAGAACGGTCCTTTTGCGACCGTCGAGGACCTGGTCAAGGTCAAGGGGGTCGGCAGCAAGGTGCTGGAAAAGGTCCGTGCTCAGATCGTATTGCGCTGA
- the ltrA gene encoding group II intron reverse transcriptase/maturase, producing the protein MTTRAAEVPVEIPGAVPEGSGRKPPEHGSGASNVTATRDPSWTKAERGLMEDVVSRPNMMAALERVEANKGAPGIDEMTTGELRGFLKEKWPTIREELLNGTYRPQPVRKVEIEKPDGGVRTLGIPTVCDRLIQQALHQVLTPLFDPDFSESSYGYRPGRSAWQAVRAARRHVADGKRWVVDIDLEKFFDRVNHDILMSRVARKVEDKRVLLLIRRYLQAGVLEGGLVSQRVEGTPQGGPLSPLLSNILLDAFDKELERRGHAFCRYADDCNIYVQTRRSGQRVMASLTRFLEERLALKVNVAKSAVDRPWKRVFLGYSMTFHKKPRLKVAESRVKRFKAGLRKVCRRGRGRSLAQVIKEITPKLRGWASYFRLAEVKGIFEELDKWLRRKLRCILWRQWKRPYTRAKRLMQRGLPEARAWKSATNGRGPWWNSGASHMNEAYPTSFFRYLGLIRLTDQHRRFQSAL; encoded by the coding sequence ATGACGACAAGAGCAGCAGAAGTCCCGGTCGAGATACCGGGAGCCGTCCCGGAGGGCAGCGGCCGGAAGCCGCCAGAGCATGGGAGCGGTGCGTCAAACGTCACGGCAACGAGAGACCCTTCCTGGACGAAAGCGGAAAGGGGGCTGATGGAAGACGTCGTCAGCCGCCCGAACATGATGGCGGCCTTAGAGCGGGTGGAAGCCAACAAGGGCGCCCCCGGCATCGACGAGATGACGACGGGCGAGCTTCGCGGTTTTCTCAAGGAGAAGTGGCCGACCATCAGGGAAGAGTTGCTGAATGGGACGTATCGCCCCCAGCCGGTGCGGAAGGTGGAAATCGAGAAGCCCGACGGGGGAGTGCGCACCCTGGGAATCCCCACGGTGTGCGATCGGCTCATTCAGCAGGCGCTGCATCAGGTGCTGACGCCGCTATTCGATCCGGACTTCTCCGAGAGCTCCTACGGGTATCGTCCCGGACGGAGTGCCTGGCAGGCGGTTAGAGCCGCCCGTCGGCATGTGGCCGACGGCAAGCGCTGGGTGGTCGATATCGACCTGGAGAAGTTCTTCGACCGGGTGAACCACGACATCCTCATGTCGCGGGTCGCCCGTAAGGTCGAAGACAAGCGGGTATTGCTGCTCATCCGGCGGTACCTGCAAGCCGGAGTGCTCGAAGGCGGGCTTGTGTCGCAGAGGGTGGAAGGGACGCCGCAGGGTGGTCCCCTCTCACCTCTTCTGTCGAACATCCTGCTCGACGCGTTCGACAAGGAACTGGAGAGGCGCGGTCACGCCTTCTGCCGCTACGCCGACGACTGCAACATTTACGTGCAGACCAGGCGCAGCGGCCAAAGGGTCATGGCCAGTCTCACCCGGTTCCTGGAGGAGCGGCTGGCACTCAAGGTCAACGTCGCCAAAAGCGCCGTCGACCGTCCTTGGAAAAGGGTCTTTCTGGGTTACAGCATGACCTTTCACAAGAAACCCCGCCTCAAAGTGGCGGAGTCGAGAGTGAAGCGGTTCAAGGCCGGACTCAGGAAGGTCTGCCGACGGGGCAGGGGACGCAGTCTCGCTCAGGTCATCAAAGAAATCACCCCGAAGCTACGGGGGTGGGCCTCTTACTTCCGCCTGGCGGAGGTCAAAGGCATCTTCGAAGAACTGGACAAATGGCTGCGGCGGAAGCTGCGCTGCATTCTATGGCGACAGTGGAAGCGCCCCTATACCCGGGCCAAGAGGTTGATGCAGCGGGGATTGCCGGAAGCCCGGGCGTGGAAATCGGCCACGAACGGGCGAGGCCCCTGGTGGAACTCAGGGGCCTCGCACATGAATGAAGCGTATCCGACATCCTTCTTTCGCTACTTGGGGCTGATCCGCTTGACCGATCAGCACCGCCGCTTTCAGAGCGCCTTGTGA
- a CDS encoding FtsB family cell division protein yields MASTDNSSKQSSRHAPWWAVLIITALIALALFGDKGVLRALQANRQKAGLEAEVKALEAANAQLRREIEALRSDRRTIENLARKELGMVKDDELVYQFRNRPKTSGTDSGPTREEPSDQ; encoded by the coding sequence ATGGCTTCCACCGACAATTCCAGCAAGCAATCTTCCCGCCACGCGCCCTGGTGGGCGGTGCTGATCATCACCGCCCTGATCGCCCTCGCGCTCTTCGGCGACAAGGGGGTGTTGCGTGCCCTCCAGGCCAATCGGCAGAAAGCCGGGTTGGAGGCGGAGGTCAAGGCGCTGGAAGCGGCCAATGCGCAGCTGCGTCGTGAGATCGAGGCGTTGCGCAGCGACCGGCGGACGATCGAGAACCTGGCCCGCAAGGAGCTCGGCATGGTCAAGGATGACGAGCTGGTCTACCAGTTTCGCAACCGCCCGAAAACCTCCGGAACCGACTCGGGACCGACCCGGGAAGAGCCCTCCGACCAGTGA